A single region of the Drosophila takahashii strain IR98-3 E-12201 chromosome 2R, DtakHiC1v2, whole genome shotgun sequence genome encodes:
- the mEFTu2 gene encoding elongation factor Tu, whose protein sequence is MSGLLPKLWRQCDAVFLHRINQALVSAGCRQSLWKGARLLATSADKNPATGLRELPHCNVGTIGHVDHGKTTLTAAITRIQSQKGLAEYLSYDQIDRAPEEKARGITINACHIGYATTERTYAHTDCPGHADYIKNMISGASQMDGAILVVAATDGQMPQTREHLLLAKQVGIQRIIVFINKADLVDQEVLELVEIEMREMLSDFGFDGVNSPVICGSALLALREDKSEFGVPSIEKLLEHCDSYIPTPQRDVAAPFILPIDNAFTVPGRGTVVVGTIKRGTIPRNADADLLGFNQNLKTSVSDIQIFRKSVPQAQAGENVGALLRGIKISAVERGMLLCATGSEDISNHFEGSMYLLSRAEGGRVKPMLSKYIQQLFSQTWNVPARIDIVPSEAMLMPGEHGQVRVTLLRKMVMTPGQAFTIRENGATVATGMVTQRLPSLDLPKNKLSKVLVDC, encoded by the exons ATGAGTGGACTGCTTCCAAAGTTGTGGCGTCAATGCGACGCAGTGTTCCTGCACCGGATCAACCAGGCACTGGTCAGCGCCGGCTGCAGGCAAAGCCTCTGGAAGGGGGCGCGTCTGTTGGCCACCAGTGCGGATAAAAATCCGGCCACCGGTTTGCGCGAGTTGCCGCACTGCAATGTGGGCACCATTGGGCACGTGGACCATGGCAAAACCACCCTGACCGCCGCCATCACCAGGATCCAGTCGCAGAAGGGCCTGGCGGAGTATCTTTCCTACGACCAGATCGATCGGGCGCCCGAGGAAAAGGCGCGCGGCATAACCATAAATGCCTGCCACATTGGCTATGCCACCACGGAGCGCACCTACGCCCACACGGACTGCCCGGGTCATGCGGACTACATAAAG AACATGATCTCGGGTGCCTCCCAAATGGATGGCGCCATCCTGGTGGTGGCCGCCACCGATGGCCAGATGCCGCAGACGCGCGAGCACCTGCTGCTGGCCAAACAGGTGGGCATCCAGCGCATTATAGTCTTCATAAACAAGGCCGATTTGGTGGACCAAGAGGTGCTGGAACTGGTTGAAATCGAGATGCGAGAGATGTTGAGCGACTTCGGTTTCGATGGAGTCAATAGCCCCGTCATTTGTGGATCTGCCCTGCTGGCTCTGCGTGAGGACAAGTCAGAGTTCGGTGTTCCGTCCATTGAGAAGCTATTGGAGCACTGCGATTCGTATATACCAACGCCACAGCGCGATGTCGCAGCCCCGTTTATCCTGCCCATTGACAATGCCTTTACAGTGCCCGGCAGAGGAACTGTGGTCGTGGGCACCATCAAAAGAGGTACCATTCCCCGGAACGCCGATGCCGATCTGCTGGGCTTCAATCAGAACCTAAAGACGAGCGTCAGCGACATTCAGATCTTCCGGAAGAGCGTGCCGCAGGCGCAGGCAGGCGAGAATGTGGGCGCCCTGCTGCGAGGCATCAAGATATCCGCCGTGGAGCGGGGAATGCTGCTGTGTGCGACGGGATCCGAGGATATTTCCAATCACTTTGAGGGCTCCATGTACCTGCTATCGCGTGCCGAAGGCGGTCGCGTCAAGCCCATGCTCTCCAAGTATATTCAGCAGCTCTTCAGCCAGACGTGGAATGTTCCGGCACGTATTGACATAG TTCCCAGTGAGGCCATGCTGATGCCGGGAGAGCATGGCCAGGTGCGCGTCACTCTGTTGCGAAAAATGGTCATGACGCCGGGCCAAGCCTTCACGATTCGCGAGAACGGAGCCACGGTGGCCACCGGAATGGTCACCCAGCGCCTGCCCTCCCTCGACCTGCCGAAGAACAAGTTATCAAAAGTGCTGGTGGATTGTTAA